One segment of Aquimarina sp. BL5 DNA contains the following:
- a CDS encoding alpha/beta fold hydrolase — protein sequence MKEKLKKYIPILIGKRLLLLFFLNKKKALHKAYILFSTPLKGKVLPDQEYFLEEAEDEVISVNGNYLQTYRWPNMGETILMVHGWDSNSHRWKTLIEKLHQKNYNIIAFDAPAHGNSSGKTLSVPLYAECLQKIVELYRPNYIIGHSVGGMTTIFHQFKFPNLEIEKLVVLAPPTELSVIMEGYQKTLKLSDRFMEALSQYFKDQFGFHFEEFSIAEFAKKLKHPGLLIHDKHDDIAPHSGAEKIHKNWTNAKFITTEDFGHSLFFDEVDDMIIDFLKD from the coding sequence ATGAAGGAAAAGTTAAAAAAGTACATCCCGATTTTGATCGGAAAACGACTTTTACTCCTGTTTTTTTTAAATAAAAAAAAAGCATTACATAAAGCCTATATTTTATTCTCTACACCACTAAAAGGAAAAGTATTACCTGATCAGGAATATTTTCTGGAAGAAGCGGAAGATGAAGTTATTTCTGTAAATGGAAATTATCTACAAACCTACCGTTGGCCTAATATGGGAGAAACGATATTAATGGTACACGGATGGGATAGTAATAGTCATCGATGGAAAACACTTATAGAAAAACTACATCAAAAAAACTATAACATTATAGCTTTTGATGCTCCTGCACATGGCAATTCTTCTGGAAAAACACTTAGTGTTCCTTTATATGCAGAATGCCTCCAAAAAATAGTAGAACTGTACCGCCCTAATTATATTATTGGCCATTCTGTCGGTGGAATGACTACTATATTTCATCAGTTTAAATTTCCTAATCTAGAAATAGAAAAACTAGTTGTATTAGCACCTCCAACAGAATTATCGGTGATTATGGAAGGGTATCAAAAAACACTCAAACTATCCGATAGATTTATGGAGGCCTTAAGTCAATATTTTAAAGATCAATTTGGGTTCCATTTTGAAGAATTTTCTATTGCGGAATTTGCAAAAAAGCTAAAACATCCAGGGTTACTTATACACGATAAGCACGATGATATAGCTCCACATTCTGGTGCCGAGAAGATTCATAAAAACTGGACTAATGCAAAATTCATCACCACAGAAGATTTTGGACACTCTTTATTTTTTGATGAAGTAGATGATATGATCATTGATTTTTTGAAAGATTAA
- the rluF gene encoding 23S rRNA pseudouridine(2604) synthase RluF: MENSNLTRLNKFLSEVGYCSRREADKLIDQGRVTINGKVPEMGTKVALGDEVRVDGEVINKPKEKHVYLAFHKPVGIVCTTAQNEKDNIIDYINYPKRIFPIGRLDKPSEGLILLTSDGDIVNKILRARNNHEKEYIVTVNKLISPQFIKRMGNGIPILDTVTRKCEVEQINKYDFRIVLTQGLNRQIRRMCEYLGYEVIRLKRIRIMNISLDTRIGEWRYLTEKELQIINTDVGDSSKTEEASQIDEKPKKTKQAPKRFNVKSNIKRNAASRGSETSKKRKRSDRNR; this comes from the coding sequence GTGGAAAACTCTAATCTTACAAGACTCAATAAATTTCTTAGCGAAGTTGGATACTGTTCTCGAAGAGAAGCAGATAAACTGATTGATCAAGGTCGCGTAACTATAAACGGTAAAGTACCCGAAATGGGCACGAAAGTGGCTCTGGGAGATGAAGTAAGAGTTGATGGTGAAGTCATCAACAAGCCTAAAGAAAAACACGTATATCTTGCTTTTCATAAACCTGTTGGAATCGTTTGTACCACCGCACAAAATGAAAAAGATAATATTATTGATTATATCAATTATCCCAAACGTATTTTCCCTATTGGTCGTTTAGATAAACCTAGTGAAGGTCTGATTCTACTAACGAGTGATGGAGATATCGTTAATAAGATACTGAGAGCCAGAAATAATCACGAAAAGGAATATATTGTTACTGTAAACAAATTAATCAGTCCCCAATTCATTAAAAGAATGGGAAACGGTATTCCTATTTTAGATACTGTAACTCGTAAATGCGAAGTTGAACAGATCAATAAATATGATTTTAGAATCGTACTTACTCAAGGCTTAAATAGACAGATTAGAAGAATGTGTGAATATCTTGGGTATGAAGTAATACGATTGAAACGGATTCGCATTATGAATATCAGTTTAGATACTCGGATAGGAGAATGGCGATACTTAACCGAAAAAGAATTACAGATCATCAATACCGATGTCGGAGACTCCAGTAAAACCGAAGAAGCTTCTCAAATTGATGAAAAACCAAAAAAAACGAAGCAAGCTCCAAAACGATTTAATGTAAAAAGTAACATCAAACGAAATGCTGCTTCGAGAGGTTCC